In a genomic window of Candidatus Competibacteraceae bacterium:
- a CDS encoding DUF2304 domain-containing protein: protein MITYKITSTVIGISFALIILFLVRRDRLHGPYAIWWIGAAATVGILGYFPQLFDYLAVYLGISYPPVLAIILGLGMLLVKILTMDLERSRQERLIRRLTQRLAMFEAHGPIPDAKELEPPEIGAIPHSDEHRSGALKKL from the coding sequence ATGATTACATACAAAATCACCTCGACGGTGATCGGGATCAGTTTTGCCCTCATCATCCTGTTTCTGGTGCGCCGCGACCGCCTGCACGGACCTTATGCGATCTGGTGGATCGGAGCCGCCGCGACGGTCGGAATCCTGGGCTATTTCCCGCAGCTGTTCGATTACCTGGCCGTCTACCTGGGTATCAGCTACCCGCCGGTGCTGGCCATCATCCTGGGGCTTGGGATGCTGCTGGTCAAGATCCTGACCATGGACTTGGAGCGCTCCCGGCAGGAACGCTTGATCCGTCGCTTGACGCAACGGCTCGCGATGTTCGAGGCGCACGGGCCTATTCCCGACGCCAAGGAATTGGAGCCACCGGAAATCGGAGCGATCCCGCACTCCGACGAGCATCGGTCGGGCGCCCTCAAAAAATTGTGA